A genomic segment from uncultured Desulfuromonas sp. encodes:
- the hcp gene encoding hydroxylamine reductase, with protein MKRILEFFGFSQQSNSAQERNLPMENMFCYQCEQAANGGCSKIGVCGKPPEVAALQDLLIYALKGIAFWADKARESGKKDAEIDRFMLDGLFATVTNVDFDAAAIEKLIRQAATLKDKAAALVGPLSTPVPDAASWEPAIDLAGLIAQGATHGVKDPSIDADVHSTQQILIYGMKGYAAYAHHALVIGLEEDEIYAFTHRALAATLDPSLGLMDYVTLCMECGRINLVTMQLLDKANTDSFGHPVPTPVNLGTKAGKAILVSGHDLRMLEELLKQTDGKGINIYTHGEMLPAHGYPELKKYSHLVGNFGGAWQDQAKEFATFPGAIIFNTNCIQKPAASYKDRLFTWGLVEWPDVPHIDGWDFSAVIDKAQACEGFGDAPGKEILVGFGHNAVMSVADKVIEAVKAGDIRHFFLVGGCDGAKTGRNYYTEFAEKVPEDCVILTLACGKYRFNKLDFGTIGGIPRLLDIGQCNDAYSAIQIAVALAGAFECEVNDLPLSMILSWYEQKAVAILLTLLHLGIKNIKLGPSLPAFITPNVLNFLVENFNIAPITTAEQDLEQILG; from the coding sequence ATGAAACGCATTCTGGAATTTTTTGGATTTTCTCAACAGTCGAATTCAGCTCAGGAAAGGAATCTCCCCATGGAAAACATGTTCTGCTATCAATGTGAACAAGCGGCCAACGGCGGCTGCTCTAAAATCGGTGTCTGCGGAAAACCACCTGAGGTTGCCGCGTTGCAGGATCTGCTCATTTATGCCCTGAAAGGGATTGCCTTCTGGGCGGACAAAGCGCGTGAATCCGGAAAAAAGGACGCTGAGATTGACCGCTTTATGCTGGATGGCCTGTTCGCCACAGTGACAAATGTCGACTTTGATGCGGCGGCGATTGAAAAACTGATCCGTCAGGCAGCGACACTGAAGGATAAAGCAGCGGCCCTGGTAGGCCCCTTAAGCACGCCTGTCCCGGATGCGGCCTCCTGGGAACCTGCCATTGATTTGGCCGGACTGATCGCCCAAGGGGCAACGCACGGTGTCAAAGATCCTTCCATTGATGCGGATGTTCATTCCACCCAGCAGATTCTTATTTACGGCATGAAAGGCTATGCCGCTTACGCCCATCACGCTCTGGTGATCGGCCTGGAAGAGGATGAAATTTACGCCTTTACCCACCGTGCGCTGGCAGCAACCCTCGACCCCTCATTGGGTCTGATGGACTACGTCACGCTGTGTATGGAGTGTGGCCGGATTAATCTGGTGACCATGCAGTTGCTCGACAAAGCCAACACCGACAGCTTCGGCCATCCAGTGCCGACGCCGGTCAACCTCGGCACCAAAGCAGGCAAGGCGATTCTGGTTTCCGGTCACGATCTGCGCATGCTTGAAGAGCTGCTCAAGCAGACCGACGGCAAAGGGATCAACATTTACACCCACGGTGAAATGCTGCCCGCACACGGCTACCCTGAATTAAAGAAATACAGTCACCTGGTGGGCAACTTTGGCGGTGCCTGGCAAGATCAGGCGAAAGAGTTCGCCACGTTCCCCGGTGCAATCATCTTCAATACCAACTGTATTCAGAAACCGGCGGCATCTTACAAAGATCGTCTGTTCACCTGGGGTCTGGTGGAGTGGCCTGACGTACCGCACATCGACGGCTGGGACTTCTCCGCCGTCATCGACAAGGCGCAAGCCTGCGAGGGATTTGGCGACGCCCCCGGCAAAGAGATTCTGGTCGGGTTTGGTCACAATGCGGTGATGAGCGTGGCAGATAAAGTTATCGAAGCCGTTAAAGCGGGTGATATTCGCCACTTTTTCCTCGTCGGCGGCTGCGACGGCGCCAAAACCGGGCGCAACTACTACACCGAATTTGCCGAAAAAGTGCCTGAAGATTGCGTCATCCTCACCCTGGCTTGCGGCAAATATCGCTTTAACAAACTCGACTTCGGCACCATCGGCGGCATTCCCCGCCTGCTCGACATCGGTCAGTGCAACGATGCCTACAGCGCCATTCAGATTGCCGTGGCTCTGGCTGGAGCCTTCGAGTGCGAGGTCAACGACCTGCCGCTGTCCATGATCCTGTCGTGGTATGAACAAAAAGCCGTGGCCATTCTGCTGACCTTACTGCACCTTGGCATCAAGAACATCAAGCTCGGTCCCAGTCTGCCGGCATTCATCACCCCGAATGTCCTCAACTTTCTGGTCGAAAACTTCAACATTGCGCCGATTACTACGGCTGAGCAGGACTTGGAGCAGATCCTCGGATAA
- a CDS encoding anaerobic ribonucleoside-triphosphate reductase activating protein has protein sequence MSSTLQVGGLTRCTTIDFPGELAAVVYCQGCPWHCHYCHNAALIPEQSDEQLDWQQVVNFIHQRRGLLDGIVFSGGEPTAQPVLLVAMREVKQLGMKVALHTNGAYPERLHELLPLCDWVGMDLKAPFADYQHITGCPVSGKQAQQSAELLRDSGVDHQFRTTVDPWLRDNGRLEQMQALVQSWGETLVLQTMRDIRR, from the coding sequence TTGAGTTCAACACTACAGGTGGGCGGCCTGACCCGCTGCACCACCATTGATTTTCCCGGTGAACTGGCGGCCGTGGTCTATTGCCAGGGCTGCCCCTGGCACTGCCACTACTGCCACAACGCCGCACTGATCCCCGAGCAGAGCGACGAACAGCTCGACTGGCAGCAGGTGGTGAACTTTATCCACCAGCGTCGCGGCCTGCTCGACGGCATTGTGTTCAGCGGCGGCGAACCCACGGCGCAACCGGTGTTACTCGTGGCCATGCGCGAAGTCAAACAGCTGGGCATGAAAGTCGCCCTGCACACCAATGGCGCTTACCCCGAGCGCTTGCACGAACTGCTGCCGCTGTGCGACTGGGTCGGCATGGACCTGAAAGCCCCGTTTGCCGACTATCAGCACATCACCGGCTGCCCGGTCAGTGGAAAACAGGCGCAACAAAGTGCCGAGCTGCTGCGCGATAGTGGGGTAGATCACCAGTTTCGCACCACAGTCGATCCATGGTTGCGTGACAACGGACGCTTGGAACAGATGCAAGCACTGGTGCAGTCGTGGGGTGAAACCCTGGTGCTGCAAACCATGCGTGACATAAGGAGGTGA
- a CDS encoding helix-turn-helix domain-containing protein gives MEILNASDLGALIRQKRKEDGLTLHDAAALCGVSHVFLSALENGKESVQLNKVLQVAVCLGIELHAQFRGWKARDTQA, from the coding sequence ATGGAAATTCTAAACGCCAGCGATCTCGGCGCGCTGATTCGCCAAAAGCGCAAAGAGGATGGGCTTACGCTTCATGATGCTGCCGCACTCTGCGGGGTCAGTCACGTCTTCCTTTCGGCGCTGGAGAATGGCAAAGAATCCGTGCAACTGAATAAAGTTCTGCAGGTCGCTGTGTGTTTAGGCATTGAACTCCACGCACAATTCAGAGGCTGGAAAGCCAGGGATACGCAGGCATGA
- a CDS encoding ribonucleoside triphosphate reductase, which yields MPETEHAHQLASLVLPADVVKRDGTRVPFDSERIRFAIARAGKVTGEFDESEAALLTQQTLKVLRHRFPEQSPKVEQIQDVVEQTLISANHFATLRAYAVYREQHNKLRQDQKTVVDVAASINEYLDQSDWRVNANANQGYSLGGLILNISGKVTANYWLNHVYAPELGEAHRDGSLHVHDLDMLSGYCAGWSLRMLLQEGFNGVPGKVEAAPPRHLSSVIGQIVNFLGTLQNEWAGAQAFSSFDTYLAPFVRKDNLSYAEIKQQMQELIFNLNVPSRWGTQTPFTNLTFDWTCPDDLKTQVPVIGGEEMPFTYGELQAEMDLINRAYIEVMTTGDDKGRVFTFPIPTYNMTPDFPWQSENAERLFSMTAKYGLPYFQNFLNSELQPNMVRSMCCRLQLDLRELLKRGNGLFGSAEQTGSIGVVTINCARLGYQFARNEGGLFARLDELLELARTSLEVKRKTIQRQMDQGLFPYTRRYLGTLRNHFSTIGVNGLNEMIRNFTHDQDDITSEMGQLFAIRFMDHVRRRMVEYQEQTGHMYNLEATPAEGTTYRFAREDKKRFPDMLQAGTSDAPFYTNSSQLPVGFSDDPFEALELQETLQRKYTGGTVFHMYMGEPIGSPEACRKLVKRVLENYRIPYLTITPTFSICPKHGYLAGEHPFCPLCDEELESARKTA from the coding sequence ATGCCAGAAACCGAACACGCCCACCAACTTGCCAGCCTGGTGTTGCCCGCCGATGTCGTCAAACGCGACGGCACCCGCGTGCCGTTTGACAGTGAACGGATCCGTTTTGCCATTGCCCGCGCTGGGAAAGTGACCGGCGAATTTGATGAGAGCGAAGCGGCATTGCTCACCCAGCAGACCCTCAAGGTGCTGCGTCATCGCTTCCCCGAGCAGTCTCCCAAAGTCGAACAGATTCAGGATGTGGTGGAACAGACGCTGATCTCGGCCAACCACTTTGCCACCTTGCGTGCCTACGCCGTTTATCGGGAACAACACAACAAGCTGCGTCAGGATCAGAAAACCGTCGTTGATGTGGCGGCCTCGATCAATGAGTATCTCGACCAGTCGGACTGGCGCGTTAATGCCAACGCCAACCAGGGCTATTCCCTCGGCGGCCTGATCCTCAACATCTCCGGTAAGGTCACGGCCAACTACTGGCTCAATCATGTCTATGCCCCGGAACTGGGTGAGGCGCATCGCGACGGCAGCCTGCATGTCCATGATCTCGATATGCTGTCCGGCTACTGCGCGGGCTGGTCGTTGCGCATGTTGTTGCAGGAAGGCTTCAACGGCGTGCCCGGAAAAGTCGAAGCGGCACCACCGCGCCATCTGTCCAGCGTCATCGGCCAGATTGTCAATTTTCTCGGCACGTTGCAAAACGAATGGGCCGGAGCGCAGGCGTTCAGCTCGTTCGACACCTATCTGGCGCCGTTCGTCCGTAAGGACAACCTCAGCTACGCCGAAATCAAACAGCAGATGCAGGAGCTGATCTTCAACCTCAACGTGCCGTCACGCTGGGGCACGCAGACGCCGTTCACCAACCTGACCTTTGACTGGACCTGCCCGGACGATTTGAAAACTCAGGTGCCGGTGATCGGTGGCGAGGAGATGCCGTTCACCTACGGCGAGTTGCAGGCCGAAATGGACCTGATCAACCGCGCCTACATCGAGGTGATGACGACCGGCGACGACAAGGGGCGGGTGTTCACCTTTCCCATTCCCACGTACAACATGACGCCGGATTTTCCCTGGCAGAGTGAAAATGCCGAGCGCCTGTTCAGCATGACCGCCAAATACGGCCTGCCCTATTTCCAGAACTTTCTCAACTCGGAGCTGCAACCCAACATGGTGCGCTCCATGTGCTGCCGGTTGCAGCTCGACCTGCGCGAACTGCTCAAGCGCGGCAACGGCCTGTTCGGTTCCGCCGAGCAGACCGGCTCCATCGGCGTGGTGACCATCAACTGCGCCCGCCTCGGCTATCAGTTCGCCAGGAATGAAGGCGGCTTGTTTGCCCGTCTCGACGAACTGCTCGAATTAGCCCGCACCAGCCTGGAAGTGAAGCGCAAGACCATCCAGCGCCAGATGGATCAGGGACTGTTCCCCTATACCCGGCGTTATCTCGGCACATTGCGCAACCACTTCTCCACCATCGGCGTCAACGGCCTCAACGAAATGATTCGCAACTTCACCCATGATCAGGACGACATCACCAGCGAGATGGGCCAGTTGTTTGCCATCCGCTTTATGGATCACGTGCGGCGGCGCATGGTGGAATATCAGGAACAGACCGGTCACATGTACAACCTTGAAGCGACCCCGGCGGAAGGCACCACCTACCGCTTTGCCCGCGAGGACAAGAAACGCTTCCCGGACATGCTTCAGGCTGGAACCAGTGATGCACCGTTTTACACCAACTCGTCGCAACTGCCGGTGGGTTTCAGCGATGATCCGTTCGAAGCGCTGGAGCTGCAGGAAACCCTGCAGCGCAAATACACCGGCGGCACCGTGTTTCACATGTACATGGGCGAGCCCATCGGCAGCCCGGAAGCCTGCCGTAAACTGGTCAAACGGGTACTGGAAAACTACCGCATCCCCTATCTGACCATCACGCCGACATTCTCTATCTGCCCGAAACACGGCTATCTGGCTGGAGAGCATCCGTTTTGTCCTCTGTGTGATGAGGAGTTGGAGAGTGCTAGAAAGACAGCTTGA
- a CDS encoding nucleotidyl transferase AbiEii/AbiGii toxin family protein translates to MQNAVAQMLDRYDCRSADDYVLALREILQEVALLGLWRSKFFEKAAFYGGTALRILYGLDRFSEDLDFSLLEPDGAFELQRYATALELELKAFGFAVSVEQKNKSVATAVQSAFLKTNTVNQLLVIQAGEEIARQIPPGQVIRIKIEVDTDPPPGFITESRYLLRPIPFSVRTYALPDLFAGKMHALLCRRWKNRVKGRDWYDLVWYCARQPNLHLAHLEQRLRQSGHWEGTAPLTEGDFRSRLLAAIEELNVDQARAEVLPFVRQPQALDIWSREFFTAIIGNIVIV, encoded by the coding sequence ATGCAAAATGCGGTAGCCCAGATGCTGGACCGTTATGACTGCCGGAGCGCGGACGACTATGTGCTGGCGCTGCGGGAAATTCTGCAGGAAGTCGCTCTGCTCGGACTCTGGCGTAGTAAATTTTTTGAAAAAGCGGCTTTTTACGGTGGAACGGCCCTGCGGATTCTCTACGGTCTCGACCGGTTCTCCGAGGATCTCGATTTTTCTCTGCTGGAGCCGGATGGCGCTTTCGAGCTGCAACGCTACGCCACCGCCCTGGAGCTGGAGCTGAAGGCTTTCGGCTTTGCCGTCAGCGTTGAGCAGAAGAACAAGTCGGTGGCGACAGCGGTTCAGTCGGCGTTCCTGAAAACGAACACAGTCAACCAGCTGCTGGTGATTCAGGCCGGAGAGGAGATCGCCCGGCAAATCCCTCCCGGTCAGGTGATTCGGATCAAAATCGAAGTCGACACTGATCCGCCGCCCGGCTTCATCACCGAGAGCCGCTATCTGCTGCGACCCATCCCGTTCAGCGTGCGGACTTACGCCCTGCCTGATCTTTTCGCCGGGAAAATGCATGCGCTGCTCTGCCGTCGCTGGAAGAACCGGGTGAAAGGGCGCGACTGGTACGATCTGGTCTGGTATTGTGCGCGGCAGCCAAATCTCCACTTGGCGCACCTAGAGCAACGGCTGCGCCAGAGCGGACACTGGGAGGGGACTGCGCCTCTGACGGAAGGGGATTTCAGGAGCCGGTTGCTGGCCGCGATTGAGGAACTGAATGTCGATCAGGCCCGTGCCGAGGTGTTACCCTTCGTCCGGCAACCGCAAGCTCTCGACATCTGGTCGCGAGAGTTTTTCACGGCGATTATCGGTAATATCGTGATTGTGTAA
- a CDS encoding inorganic phosphate transporter: MGTELFMIGVGILIAIAIIDIVVGVSNDAVNFLNSSIGSGVATRRTIMIIASLGIMAGVTFSSGMMEVARKGIFHPEFFTMPELLTMFLAVMITDIILLDLFNTYGMPTSTTVSIVFELLGAAVAVSLLKIISAGDGLSNIAQYINSAKAFTIIMGILLSVAVSFICGAIAQFFTRLLFTFDYRQRIKRYGALWGGLALTSITYFILVKGAKGASFMTAENVAWIKGNTLLLIGIIFVTSVVILQILQLMKFNILKPIVLIGTFALAMAFAANDLVNFIGVPLAGLHAFKSAMASADPMTVTMGALGKKVHSETLYLLIAGVIMVLTLWLSRKARSVTETEISLSQQDEGSERFESIALSRAIVRLVLHIFDTAKLVVPRPIRHLVSRRLDPSAAPLPSEGGTTASFDLLRASVNLMMASAVVSYATANKLPLSTTYVTFMVAMGSSFADQAWGRESAVYRITGVLTVIGGWFMTAVIAFTCAAMFATIIFYGQALGVILLILLAVALIFNAHRKHQAITGEAEKDKIFNLKSVEEPHTAVATTFEHMGLLLHEIRTSLDSALEGLFRENPDQLRVQRKRVKKIQRWSNVISANVFKAMRVLSQTGLAVSNKYPQTIRRMQKLSDGQRDIVVRAYRHVGNHHKGLLPVQIEELQQVRLLLNDILSEVEDTFHRRRTTDLDSLRQKDAALRALAAKLDEKQALRIHDNTSKTRLSILYYAIVGNAMMLSKQNLELLEIFEQSFGEID; encoded by the coding sequence ATGGGAACTGAACTCTTCATGATCGGAGTTGGAATCCTGATCGCCATCGCCATCATCGACATTGTCGTCGGCGTCAGCAACGATGCGGTCAACTTTCTCAACTCATCCATCGGTTCGGGTGTCGCCACCCGCCGGACCATCATGATCATCGCCAGCCTCGGCATCATGGCCGGTGTCACCTTTTCCAGCGGCATGATGGAGGTGGCCCGTAAAGGAATTTTCCATCCGGAATTCTTTACCATGCCCGAGCTGTTGACCATGTTTCTGGCCGTTATGATCACCGATATCATTCTGCTCGACCTGTTCAACACCTACGGCATGCCAACGTCAACCACCGTCTCCATTGTCTTTGAGCTGCTTGGAGCGGCCGTTGCCGTCTCTTTACTCAAGATCATCTCCGCCGGAGACGGTCTTTCTAACATCGCCCAGTACATCAACTCGGCCAAAGCGTTTACCATCATCATGGGCATTCTGCTGTCCGTCGCCGTGTCGTTTATCTGCGGTGCCATCGCCCAGTTTTTTACCCGACTGCTGTTCACCTTTGACTACCGCCAGCGTATTAAACGTTACGGTGCCCTGTGGGGCGGTCTGGCCCTGACCTCCATCACCTATTTCATTCTGGTCAAAGGGGCCAAAGGCGCCTCATTCATGACGGCGGAAAATGTCGCCTGGATCAAAGGCAATACCCTGCTGCTGATCGGTATCATTTTCGTTACCTCTGTGGTCATCCTGCAGATTCTGCAACTGATGAAGTTCAACATTCTCAAGCCGATTGTTCTCATCGGCACCTTTGCCCTGGCCATGGCGTTTGCCGCCAATGACCTGGTGAACTTCATCGGCGTACCGCTTGCCGGCCTGCATGCCTTTAAATCCGCAATGGCCAGTGCCGATCCAATGACGGTGACCATGGGGGCTCTGGGCAAAAAAGTGCATTCAGAGACACTCTACCTGCTGATCGCCGGTGTCATCATGGTTTTGACACTGTGGTTATCACGTAAGGCCCGCAGCGTCACGGAAACCGAAATCAGCCTCAGTCAGCAGGATGAAGGCTCGGAGCGTTTCGAATCCATTGCCTTGTCACGCGCGATTGTCCGTCTCGTGCTGCACATCTTTGACACCGCCAAACTGGTCGTTCCCAGGCCAATCCGTCATCTGGTCAGCCGCCGTCTCGATCCCAGTGCCGCACCGTTGCCTTCGGAAGGGGGCACCACCGCGTCCTTCGACCTGCTGCGCGCCTCCGTCAATCTGATGATGGCCAGTGCCGTGGTCTCCTACGCCACAGCCAACAAACTGCCACTGTCCACGACCTATGTCACCTTCATGGTCGCCATGGGCAGCTCCTTTGCTGACCAAGCCTGGGGCCGTGAAAGCGCTGTCTATCGGATTACCGGTGTGCTGACGGTTATCGGCGGCTGGTTCATGACCGCAGTGATTGCTTTCACCTGTGCGGCCATGTTCGCGACCATTATTTTTTACGGTCAGGCGCTCGGCGTCATCCTGTTGATCCTGCTCGCCGTCGCGCTGATCTTCAACGCGCATCGCAAACACCAGGCGATTACCGGCGAAGCGGAAAAGGACAAGATTTTCAACCTCAAATCCGTGGAAGAGCCGCACACGGCTGTGGCCACAACCTTTGAACACATGGGTCTGCTCCTCCACGAGATCCGCACCTCCCTCGACAGTGCTTTGGAAGGACTGTTCCGTGAGAACCCTGATCAACTGCGGGTACAACGCAAGCGAGTGAAAAAGATTCAGCGCTGGTCCAACGTCATCAGTGCCAACGTCTTTAAAGCGATGCGCGTCCTCAGTCAGACCGGTCTGGCCGTCTCCAATAAATATCCCCAGACCATTCGCCGCATGCAAAAACTCTCCGATGGTCAACGCGATATTGTCGTCCGCGCCTATCGCCATGTCGGTAATCATCATAAGGGTCTGCTGCCGGTGCAGATTGAGGAGTTGCAACAGGTTCGTCTCTTGCTCAATGACATCCTCAGCGAAGTCGAAGACACCTTCCATCGCCGCCGCACCACCGACCTCGACAGCTTGCGGCAAAAAGATGCAGCACTGCGTGCTCTGGCTGCCAAACTCGACGAAAAACAGGCGTTGCGTATTCATGACAACACCTCGAAAACCCGCCTGAGTATCCTCTACTACGCCATTGTCGGCAACGCGATGATGCTCTCCAAGCAGAACCTCGAATTGCTGGAGATTTTTGAGCAGTCTTTTGGTGAGATTGATTAA
- the metE gene encoding 5-methyltetrahydropteroyltriglutamate--homocysteine S-methyltransferase has protein sequence MEAHVLGFPRIGRGRELKKVLESYWRGESSAEALLQCAERLREQNWRYQHDNGLSLVTVGDFSLYDHMLDTACMLGMVPPRFAMLSGDIDLTTYFHMARGDAQRNIPAMEMTKWFDTNYHYLVPEFSSQTTIRLASRKLLDETHQALALGMRPKPVLIGPITFLSLSKQEDGVNRWAFLSQILDVYRQMIQRLAPLCDWIQIDEPVLCTDLTLEAKAQAVAAWQQLKQAAGSCRLLLATYFGRLDEAVPLIAASGCDGVHLDVLRNEARLAEIVRQLPTTMMVSAGIVDGRTVWKNDLRRSKERLDQLRGLIGDERLMIGSTSSLLHVPVDLYQEQQLDPAIKSWLAFAVQKCREVALLAHLLDGEDHEALLRGSDRIQSSRRNDSRVERPLVRQRAAQVSDAMLKRTPYALRRPQQAQWLHLPLLPTTTIGSFPQTRSIRLMRRRYRQGDVSEQVYRTFMQSEIHNVVIEQEALELDVLVHGEPERNDMVEYFGQQLDGFCFSEHGWVQSYGSRCVKPPIIYGDVSRPRPMTVEWSRYAQSLTDKPMKGMVTGPVTLLCWSFVRDDLPRREVCRQLALAVRDEVQDLEQAGIRLIQIDEAALREGMPLRQDEAEAYLRWAVDCFRLTCSGVADTTQIHSHMCYSDFNTILPWVAAMDADVISIEASRSNMELLDGFRRLDYPNEIGPGIYDIHSPRVPEVTELVDLIWRALEVVPKEKLWINPDCGLKTRQWPEAREALRNMVTAAQQVRQQLEREHPSCQTGDHP, from the coding sequence ATGGAAGCACATGTTTTAGGTTTCCCACGCATCGGTCGTGGGCGGGAATTAAAAAAAGTCCTGGAGAGCTACTGGCGCGGTGAAAGCAGCGCCGAAGCATTATTGCAGTGCGCCGAGCGCTTGCGCGAACAGAACTGGCGCTATCAGCACGACAACGGTTTGTCACTGGTCACGGTCGGGGATTTCTCCCTCTACGATCACATGCTCGACACCGCCTGTATGCTCGGCATGGTGCCGCCGCGTTTCGCTATGCTGAGCGGCGACATCGATTTGACCACCTACTTTCACATGGCGCGCGGCGATGCCCAGCGCAACATCCCGGCCATGGAAATGACCAAGTGGTTCGACACCAATTACCACTACCTGGTGCCGGAATTTTCCAGCCAGACCACCATCCGTTTGGCGTCGCGCAAACTGCTCGACGAAACCCATCAGGCCTTGGCTCTGGGAATGCGCCCCAAACCGGTCCTGATCGGGCCGATCACTTTTCTCTCCCTGAGCAAGCAGGAGGACGGCGTCAATCGCTGGGCGTTCCTGTCGCAGATACTAGACGTTTACCGCCAGATGATTCAACGGCTGGCGCCGTTGTGCGACTGGATTCAGATCGATGAGCCGGTGCTGTGCACCGACCTGACGCTGGAAGCCAAAGCGCAGGCCGTGGCTGCCTGGCAACAGCTTAAGCAGGCGGCCGGATCGTGCCGACTGTTGCTGGCCACCTACTTCGGCCGTCTGGATGAGGCGGTGCCGTTGATTGCCGCCAGCGGCTGCGATGGCGTGCATCTCGATGTGCTGCGTAATGAAGCGCGACTGGCTGAGATTGTTCGACAGCTGCCGACCACGATGATGGTCTCCGCCGGGATCGTTGACGGGCGCACAGTGTGGAAGAACGATCTGCGCCGCAGCAAAGAGCGGCTCGATCAGTTGCGGGGCCTGATTGGTGATGAGCGATTGATGATCGGTTCCACCAGTTCGCTGCTGCATGTGCCGGTGGATCTTTATCAGGAACAGCAGCTTGACCCGGCCATCAAAAGCTGGCTGGCCTTTGCCGTGCAGAAATGCCGCGAAGTTGCTTTGCTCGCGCACCTGCTTGATGGGGAGGACCATGAAGCGTTGTTGCGCGGCAGTGACCGCATCCAGTCGTCACGACGCAACGATTCGCGGGTGGAACGGCCGCTGGTGCGGCAGCGTGCCGCCCAGGTCAGCGACGCCATGCTCAAGCGCACGCCCTATGCGTTGCGGCGCCCGCAACAGGCCCAGTGGCTGCACCTGCCGCTGTTGCCGACCACAACCATCGGCTCGTTTCCGCAAACCCGCTCCATCCGACTCATGCGCCGGCGCTACCGCCAGGGCGATGTCAGTGAACAGGTCTATCGCACCTTCATGCAGTCGGAGATTCACAATGTCGTCATCGAGCAGGAAGCGCTGGAGCTCGACGTGCTGGTCCATGGCGAGCCGGAGCGCAATGACATGGTGGAGTATTTCGGACAGCAGCTGGACGGTTTCTGCTTCAGCGAACACGGTTGGGTGCAGAGTTACGGCAGCCGCTGCGTCAAGCCGCCGATCATTTACGGCGATGTGTCGCGGCCACGCCCGATGACGGTCGAGTGGAGTCGCTACGCCCAGAGTCTGACCGACAAACCCATGAAGGGCATGGTCACCGGCCCGGTCACCCTGCTGTGCTGGAGCTTTGTCCGCGATGATCTGCCACGCCGCGAGGTGTGTCGCCAACTGGCCCTGGCCGTGCGCGACGAGGTGCAGGACCTGGAACAGGCTGGAATTCGGCTGATCCAGATCGACGAAGCCGCCCTGCGTGAAGGGATGCCGTTGCGTCAAGACGAGGCCGAAGCCTATCTGCGCTGGGCCGTGGATTGCTTCCGCCTCACCTGCTCCGGCGTGGCTGATACCACCCAGATCCACAGCCACATGTGCTACAGCGATTTCAACACCATCCTGCCGTGGGTGGCGGCCATGGACGCCGATGTCATCAGCATCGAAGCCAGCCGCAGTAACATGGAACTGCTCGATGGTTTCCGTCGCCTCGATTATCCCAACGAGATCGGTCCGGGCATCTACGACATCCACAGCCCGCGTGTCCCCGAAGTCACGGAACTGGTCGATCTGATCTGGCGGGCTCTGGAGGTGGTGCCCAAAGAAAAACTGTGGATCAATCCCGACTGCGGCCTGAAAACCCGCCAATGGCCGGAAGCGCGCGAAGCGCTCCGCAATATGGTGACTGCCGCGCAGCAGGTACGGCAGCAATTGGAACGTGAGCACCCCAGCTGCCAAACAGGCGACCACCCTTAA
- the nrdD gene encoding anaerobic ribonucleoside-triphosphate reductase has translation MKENTTPIDDSQRQPCEVWTRVMGYHRPVSSFNSGKKSEHQQRCFFTEERTR, from the coding sequence ATGAAAGAAAATACCACTCCCATTGATGACAGCCAACGCCAACCCTGCGAAGTCTGGACCCGCGTCATGGGCTACCACCGCCCGGTCAGTTCCTTCAACTCCGGCAAAAAATCCGAACACCAACAACGCTGCTTCTTCACCGAGGAACGCACCCGTTGA